A single genomic interval of Prunus dulcis chromosome 5, ALMONDv2, whole genome shotgun sequence harbors:
- the LOC117629367 gene encoding uncharacterized protein LOC117629367, whose product MKGKMEGDFQFGSNSNSLDLLSEVAVVVKNWEEEDVEKAMSMAVRSRCNPLQGFGFDGYVVPDKATIKITNRVRVSSSSSSSSSALDMLLQVTSNELIELKKANTFSCICIPKKKRTSLRRGRTMLTSFPCSSHDSIPLHQIPRKKRSNLRRTKRAFLPDFSHDSTVQVIKKAMQELERVLAEKGTVDFTLFPLNDICIPKKKAAKVNAMELCSFRLNSPSCSSTSCISQDC is encoded by the coding sequence ATGAAGGGGAAAATGGAAGGTGATTTTCAGTTTGGGTCGAATTCAAATTCTTTGGATCTTCTTTCTGAGGTTGCAGTTGTTGTCAAAAAttgggaggaagaagatgttGAGAAGGCCATGTCCATGGCTGTGAGAAGCCGCTGCAACCCACTTCAGGGATTTGGGTTTGATGGGTATGTGGTTCCTGACAAGGCCACGATCAAGATAACGAATAGGGTTAGGGTTTCATCATCATCGTCGTCGTCATCATCTGCCTTGGATATGTTGCTTCAAGTTACAAGCAATGAATTGATTGAGTTGAAAAAAGCCAACACCTTCAGTTGCATATGCATAccgaagaagaaaagaacaagtCTGAGGAGGGGGAGGACAATGCTAACTTCCTTTCCATGCTCTTCTCATGATTCCATCCCACTCCATCAGATACCAAGGAAGAAAAGGTCCAATCTGAGGAGGACTAAAAGGGCTTTCTTGCCAGATTTTTCTCATGATTCCACCGTCCAAGTTATAAAAAAGGCTATGCAAGAATTAGAAAGGGTTTTGGCAGAGAAGGGTACTGTTGACTTCACACTCTTCCCACTCAACGACATTTGCATACCCAAGAAGAAAGCTGCCAAAGTGAATGCAATGGAGCTCTGCTCATTCCGGCTTAACTCCCCTTCCTGTTCAAGTACTTCTTGCATCAGCCAGGACTGTTAG